One region of Oscillospiraceae bacterium genomic DNA includes:
- the spoIVB gene encoding SpoIVB peptidase, which produces MPFKGTHYVCAKNAKNERRKKMQIKTIGRLAAIISIIALIFTAFTVPFQDTAVAAAAVGDEIKLIPGGESFGMRIDAAGVVVTGISEIDSGGNKISPAQNAGIKKGDIILMINNKETNSYYDVVNTVEKSGNADIVLTIMRNGEKISIKLRPAKSDADGKYKCGIWIRDRAAGIGTITYIDPATGEFGGLGHGIYDTESRVLMPMRSGDVFNVIHSETIKGEKGKPGELRGIFGTKNLGILTANTECGVFGMLNQEGLNITSSNFIGIASKDEIKPGKATIYSTLSDGVKREYEIEIEKIGPGNGEAKNMLIHVTDEKLLNETGGIIQGMSGSPIIQNGKLIGAVTHVLVTDPTRGYGIFIENMIKCRPKVAA; this is translated from the coding sequence ATTCCGTTTAAAGGCACACATTATGTTTGCGCGAAAAACGCAAAAAACGAGCGGAGAAAAAAAATGCAAATAAAAACAATCGGGCGCTTAGCGGCAATCATATCAATCATTGCTTTGATATTTACAGCATTCACGGTTCCTTTTCAGGATACTGCTGTTGCTGCAGCGGCAGTAGGGGATGAAATAAAGCTAATTCCCGGCGGAGAAAGCTTCGGTATGAGGATAGACGCCGCAGGAGTTGTTGTAACAGGTATTTCGGAAATTGATTCGGGTGGAAATAAAATTTCGCCGGCGCAGAATGCCGGGATCAAAAAGGGCGATATAATCCTTATGATTAATAATAAGGAAACAAACTCTTACTATGATGTCGTAAACACCGTGGAAAAGAGCGGAAACGCCGATATAGTCCTGACAATCATGAGAAATGGCGAAAAAATCTCTATTAAGCTTCGGCCGGCGAAAAGCGATGCCGACGGAAAATATAAATGCGGAATCTGGATCCGCGACAGAGCTGCCGGAATAGGAACCATAACGTATATCGATCCCGCAACAGGCGAATTCGGCGGACTCGGGCATGGGATCTATGATACCGAATCCCGCGTTTTGATGCCCATGCGCAGCGGAGATGTATTCAATGTAATTCATTCCGAGACAATAAAGGGCGAAAAAGGAAAACCAGGCGAGCTTAGAGGAATATTCGGCACAAAAAATCTTGGAATATTAACAGCCAACACGGAATGCGGTGTATTTGGTATGCTCAACCAAGAAGGCCTTAATATAACAAGCTCGAATTTTATCGGAATAGCTTCGAAAGATGAGATAAAACCAGGTAAAGCGACAATTTACAGTACTCTTTCGGATGGCGTAAAAAGGGAATATGAAATAGAAATTGAAAAAATCGGTCCCGGAAACGGCGAAGCCAAAAACATGCTGATTCATGTAACCGATGAAAAGCTTCTCAACGAAACAGGCGGCATAATTCAGGGCATGAGCGGGAGCCCTATTATACAAAACGGCAAACTCATCGGCGCTGTGACACATGTGCTTGTAACCGATCCAACACGCGGTTACGGTATATTTATAGAAAATATGATCAAATGCCGTCCTAAAGTGGCGGCGTGA
- a CDS encoding DegT/DnrJ/EryC1/StrS family aminotransferase, whose protein sequence is MTEKEKDLAVGNDSEGGITSSYSVDDGVVLKVPYSFFGSIYDEKEEKAVLKAMHQDSLTMGPKVAEFQKNFADMTGTKYALATSNCTTAMHVAAQAMGLVPGDEVIVTPNTFVATSLAIIKEGATPVFADINPMTFNIDPVEIEKKITTRTKAIFVVHYGGQMCDMDPIMDIAKRFHLYVLEDCAHAPGAEYKGRKAGSIGDFGCFSFHSLKNITTLGEGGMITFNNDWFYEKIDKLRCMNNFNWENQTDYWLPSHFDNRDVNGKHGNNYRMTECQGAVGVCQLEKLPMLNAKRIELGRYITEGLRGIKGVTPVFEDPNCKHIYHLYTVCIEEKVLGASRDDFLRVLYKEEGVQGILHYQPTYDFTSFRNMGYGTHLCPKADEFFYKREFNTPMHPRLTTTDCDNIIAGIRNTAKKVGK, encoded by the coding sequence ATGACCGAAAAAGAAAAAGATCTCGCCGTAGGAAACGATTCCGAAGGCGGTATAACCTCAAGCTACAGCGTTGACGACGGCGTAGTATTGAAAGTTCCGTATTCCTTCTTCGGAAGCATATACGATGAAAAAGAAGAGAAGGCCGTTCTGAAGGCTATGCACCAGGATTCCCTTACAATGGGTCCGAAGGTTGCCGAATTCCAGAAGAATTTTGCCGATATGACCGGCACAAAGTATGCTCTTGCCACTTCCAACTGCACGACCGCTATGCATGTTGCCGCACAGGCAATGGGTCTTGTTCCCGGAGATGAAGTCATCGTCACTCCGAACACCTTTGTCGCAACCAGTCTTGCAATAATCAAAGAAGGCGCAACCCCCGTATTTGCCGATATTAATCCTATGACTTTTAATATTGATCCCGTTGAAATAGAAAAGAAGATAACCACCAGAACAAAAGCAATCTTTGTCGTTCACTACGGCGGACAAATGTGCGACATGGATCCGATCATGGATATCGCAAAAAGATTCCATCTTTATGTTCTTGAGGACTGCGCTCACGCGCCCGGAGCCGAATACAAGGGCAGAAAAGCCGGCAGCATCGGAGATTTCGGCTGCTTCAGCTTCCATTCTCTCAAAAACATCACAACTCTCGGCGAAGGCGGCATGATCACCTTCAACAACGACTGGTTTTATGAAAAGATCGACAAGCTCCGCTGCATGAACAACTTCAACTGGGAGAATCAGACCGATTATTGGCTGCCGTCACACTTTGACAACAGAGACGTCAACGGCAAGCACGGCAACAACTATAGAATGACCGAATGCCAGGGCGCGGTCGGCGTCTGCCAGCTCGAAAAGCTTCCGATGCTCAACGCAAAGAGAATCGAGCTTGGCCGTTATATTACCGAAGGACTCCGCGGCATTAAGGGAGTGACCCCCGTTTTCGAAGATCCGAACTGCAAGCACATTTATCACCTTTACACAGTTTGCATCGAAGAAAAAGTACTCGGCGCTTCACGTGACGATTTCCTGAGAGTTCTTTACAAAGAAGAGGGAGTTCAGGGAATTCTCCACTATCAGCCGACATATGACTTCACGAGCTTCCGGAATATGGGATACGGAACTCATCTCTGCCCGAAGGCTGATGAATTCTTCTATAAGAGAGAATTCAACACCCCGATGCATCCGCGTCTGACCACGACTGACTGCGACAATATCATCGCAGGAATCAGAAACACCGCTAAAAAAGTCGGCAAATAA
- a CDS encoding Gfo/Idh/MocA family oxidoreductase, with translation MDKLRVGMVGIGRGTAYGYVIENNPRTEITALCDFDEQKLAENAPHFNLTDKQLFTNYDEFINSGLDLVILGTPIPYHEEQVIKALDMNINVLCEVTAANTVKGCENIYNAVKRSKAKYMLAENCNYMHFVLEWKDFINKGYLGHIHYAEGEYVHEIRDRVIDKSGNNLWRTQRAPLHYCSHSLGPILFWLDDYIVRGTASGTGVNIIENVGPGAIDMQCALFETSKGATIRLLRSSVSPRQPALCGYAVYGSKGFIETDSYTSTRARRYFEGIDEGGVDYNCLASDPNASEQLRAGGHGTCEYYLISTFIDDILYDRKPAIDVVKALDMTLPGLIAHEAAMKGGVWMDIPLFYRQ, from the coding sequence ATGGATAAGCTTCGCGTCGGCATGGTCGGTATCGGCAGAGGCACCGCATACGGCTATGTCATCGAAAACAACCCGAGAACCGAAATAACGGCTCTTTGCGATTTTGATGAGCAAAAGCTTGCCGAAAACGCACCGCATTTCAATCTTACAGATAAGCAGTTATTTACAAATTATGACGAATTCATCAATTCGGGTCTTGATCTCGTAATCCTCGGCACTCCGATTCCTTATCATGAGGAGCAGGTCATAAAAGCGCTCGACATGAACATAAACGTTCTCTGCGAGGTCACCGCCGCAAACACAGTTAAGGGCTGTGAAAACATATACAACGCCGTAAAGCGTTCAAAAGCCAAATATATGCTTGCCGAAAATTGCAATTACATGCATTTCGTTCTTGAGTGGAAGGATTTCATCAACAAAGGATATCTCGGTCATATTCATTATGCCGAGGGCGAATATGTCCATGAAATCAGGGACAGAGTAATTGACAAATCCGGTAATAACCTTTGGAGAACACAGCGCGCTCCGCTTCATTATTGTTCACACAGTCTGGGTCCGATTCTTTTCTGGCTCGACGATTATATCGTCCGCGGCACAGCCTCCGGAACAGGCGTAAATATAATAGAAAATGTCGGCCCCGGAGCTATAGATATGCAATGCGCACTTTTTGAAACTTCAAAGGGCGCGACTATCCGCCTATTAAGAAGCAGCGTTTCTCCGCGTCAGCCCGCGCTCTGCGGATACGCCGTCTATGGAAGCAAGGGCTTCATCGAAACGGACAGCTATACTTCCACTCGTGCCCGCAGATATTTCGAGGGTATCGATGAGGGCGGCGTGGACTACAACTGCCTCGCGAGTGATCCGAATGCCTCAGAACAACTCAGAGCCGGCGGTCACGGTACATGCGAATATTACCTTATCTCGACATTTATCGATGATATTCTATATGACAGAAAGCCCGCTATCGATGTTGTCAAGGCTCTCGATATGACGCTTCCGGGACTTATCGCGCACGAAGCGGCTATGAAGGGCGGAGTTTGGATGGATATACCGTTGTTCTACAGACAATAA
- a CDS encoding YrzE family protein gives MKNKTKRSLTGSGNVFLSAISSAFAGFILALCVMLPAAAVISKSEKPETFYSIAAIACLALGAVFAGARFTSKTGKAPGAAMLCGAVFALITLAFSLSAGAGGNLDLMSIVKLAICLVFSAIGSYINTRLSKGRGIKSIKKTISNPSFRRAFAKSKK, from the coding sequence ATGAAGAACAAAACAAAACGCTCTTTGACCGGTTCCGGCAATGTTTTTTTAAGCGCGATTTCATCGGCGTTCGCCGGATTCATCCTTGCGCTTTGCGTTATGCTGCCTGCCGCCGCCGTAATATCAAAATCCGAAAAGCCCGAAACCTTTTACAGTATAGCGGCTATAGCCTGTCTCGCCCTCGGTGCGGTATTCGCGGGCGCCCGCTTCACATCCAAAACCGGAAAAGCTCCCGGAGCCGCCATGCTTTGCGGAGCGGTGTTCGCATTGATTACCCTTGCTTTTTCCTTAAGCGCCGGAGCGGGGGGAAATTTAGATTTAATGAGCATCGTAAAGCTTGCAATATGTCTTGTCTTTTCTGCGATCGGCAGTTATATCAATACAAGGCTGTCCAAGGGACGCGGCATAAAGAGCATAAAGAAGACGATATCGAATCCATCCTTCCGCCGTGCATTCGCAAAATCAAAGAAATAA
- the scfB gene encoding thioether cross-link-forming SCIFF peptide maturase, translated as MQYGMIHKFASDGYYLVLDVNSNTLHSVTKPIYDILDFIAPPFSENIPESLYGEKALSYLDEETLSECWAEIRELYDAGMLYSALPELDSAAMNFDSMPIKSMCLHIAHDCNMRCRYCFAETGSFHSERSMMSYETGKAALDFLYKASGKIRNLEVDFFGGEPLMNFDVVKSLVTYAREREKTLDKHIRFTITTNGSLLDDESIAFINENTDNAVLSCDGRREIHDFMRPAEDGSGTYDTIMPAFKKLVAERGEKSYYIRGTYTRKNLDFSRDVLAMAAEGFDQISVEPVVLSPESPYSIREEDLPRIRAEYDVLAAELIRRKQKKEGMFNFFHFMVDLDEGPCIYKRIKGCGSGREYISVTPTGDIYPCHQFVGKTEFMMGNVFEGSIDQKIRKQFTRAAVLSIPKCRDCWAKFFCGGGCAANNYSFNSDINIPYSIGCETERKRLECALMLKAAENGEPLEAESPEAKSFEAKKAQH; from the coding sequence ATGCAATACGGTATGATTCATAAATTTGCTTCCGATGGTTATTATCTTGTCCTCGATGTAAATTCCAACACTCTACATTCGGTAACAAAACCGATTTACGATATACTTGATTTTATTGCCCCACCGTTTTCCGAAAATATTCCGGAATCTCTGTACGGAGAAAAAGCTCTTTCATATTTAGACGAAGAGACGCTTTCCGAGTGCTGGGCGGAAATTCGCGAACTGTATGACGCCGGGATGCTGTATTCTGCCTTGCCGGAGCTTGACAGCGCCGCAATGAACTTTGATTCTATGCCGATAAAGTCAATGTGCCTGCATATAGCGCATGACTGCAACATGAGATGCCGCTATTGCTTTGCTGAAACAGGCAGCTTTCACAGCGAACGCTCTATGATGAGCTATGAAACCGGAAAAGCGGCTCTTGATTTTTTATATAAAGCATCCGGTAAAATACGCAATCTCGAGGTCGATTTTTTTGGCGGTGAACCGCTCATGAACTTCGACGTTGTGAAAAGCCTCGTCACTTATGCCCGTGAGCGTGAGAAAACGCTTGACAAGCATATAAGATTCACGATAACCACGAACGGCTCGCTGCTTGACGATGAGTCGATCGCGTTTATAAATGAAAATACGGATAATGCAGTGCTTTCCTGTGACGGGCGACGTGAAATACACGACTTCATGCGCCCCGCAGAAGACGGAAGCGGCACATACGACACAATCATGCCAGCTTTTAAAAAGCTTGTCGCCGAACGCGGCGAAAAAAGCTATTACATACGCGGGACATACACACGTAAAAACCTCGATTTTTCGCGTGACGTGCTTGCTATGGCCGCCGAGGGCTTTGATCAGATCTCCGTTGAGCCGGTCGTACTTTCTCCGGAAAGCCCATATTCAATACGCGAGGAGGACCTTCCGCGGATACGCGCCGAATACGACGTGCTTGCCGCGGAATTGATACGACGCAAGCAGAAAAAGGAAGGGATGTTCAACTTCTTCCACTTTATGGTCGACCTTGACGAAGGCCCGTGTATATACAAACGCATAAAAGGCTGCGGAAGCGGGAGAGAATACATCTCGGTGACGCCGACGGGAGATATATATCCTTGTCACCAATTTGTCGGGAAAACCGAATTTATGATGGGAAATGTCTTTGAAGGAAGCATTGACCAGAAAATCAGAAAGCAATTCACACGTGCCGCCGTGCTGTCAATACCGAAATGCCGCGACTGCTGGGCCAAATTTTTCTGCGGCGGCGGGTGCGCGGCCAATAACTACAGCTTTAATTCCGATATTAATATTCCCTATTCGATCGGCTGTGAAACCGAAAGGAAACGGCTTGAATGCGCATTGATGCTCAAAGCCGCGGAAAACGGGGAACCGCTTGAAGCGGAGTCGCCCGAAGCGAAATCGTTCGAAGCGAAGAAAGCTCAGCATTAA
- a CDS encoding sodium/solute symporter (Members of the Solute:Sodium Symporter (SSS), TC 2.A.21 as described in tcdb.org, catalyze solute:Na+ symport. Known solutes for members of the family include sugars, amino acids, nucleosides, inositols, vitamins, urea or anions, depending on the system.) yields the protein MFWKIFMLAVFFLITVIVGFMFRKKANDVGSFVLGGRNVGPWLTAFAYGTSYFSAVVFVGYAGQFGWNYGISATWIGIGNAVFGSLLAWVVLARRTRIMTKHLDAATMPDFFEKRYDSRAIKLISSLIVFIFLIPYSASVYKGLSGLFSMAFGIDVVYCIIIMAVFTAIYVIIGGYFATAVNDLIQGFIMIVGIILVIVAVLNGKGGFTNAINSLSQIEIEAAPNMKGALVSFFGPDPIGLISVVIMTSFGAWGLPQMVHKFYTIKDERSIKSGTIISTVFALIIAGGSYFMGGFGRLYYSPENGKVLYDNIVPTMLSNQLSDILIGVVLMLVLCASMSTLSSLVITSSSTFVLDFIKDSLKINIDKKKQLYFIRLLCAVFILISVVLALNPNSLITALMSLSWGALAGAFVGPFMYGLFWKRVTKAAVWVSFICGVGFMTANLFISFMPMTMAATIAIIISLIIVPVASLLTRKPDSGKVESIFSCYNEKVIAPTVEVLPDEE from the coding sequence ATGTTCTGGAAAATCTTCATGCTCGCTGTATTTTTCTTGATCACCGTCATCGTCGGCTTTATGTTCCGTAAAAAAGCGAATGATGTCGGCTCATTCGTGCTCGGCGGACGAAATGTCGGCCCGTGGCTTACAGCTTTCGCATACGGTACGAGTTATTTTTCCGCCGTTGTTTTCGTCGGATACGCCGGCCAATTCGGATGGAATTACGGCATATCAGCAACGTGGATCGGAATCGGAAACGCGGTTTTCGGCAGTCTGCTCGCCTGGGTCGTCCTGGCGCGCCGCACTCGCATCATGACCAAGCATCTGGATGCCGCGACAATGCCTGACTTTTTTGAAAAAAGATACGACAGCCGCGCAATCAAGCTTATCTCCTCTCTGATCGTATTCATTTTTCTCATTCCTTACTCCGCTTCAGTATACAAAGGATTGTCAGGCTTGTTTTCTATGGCCTTCGGCATTGATGTAGTATACTGTATAATTATCATGGCCGTTTTTACCGCCATATACGTTATAATCGGCGGTTATTTTGCCACAGCCGTCAATGATCTCATACAGGGCTTTATCATGATCGTCGGAATCATCCTGGTAATTGTCGCCGTTCTCAACGGTAAGGGCGGTTTTACGAATGCAATAAATTCACTCTCGCAAATAGAAATCGAAGCCGCGCCGAACATGAAGGGTGCTCTTGTATCATTCTTCGGTCCCGATCCCATCGGACTTATATCCGTTGTAATAATGACAAGCTTCGGTGCCTGGGGGCTTCCTCAGATGGTTCATAAATTCTATACCATAAAAGACGAACGCTCCATTAAAAGCGGAACGATTATTTCAACCGTATTTGCGTTAATCATCGCCGGCGGCTCATACTTCATGGGCGGCTTCGGAAGACTATACTATTCTCCCGAAAACGGCAAGGTTCTTTATGATAATATCGTACCGACAATGCTGTCGAATCAGCTCTCCGATATACTCATCGGAGTAGTTCTGATGCTCGTGCTGTGCGCCTCCATGTCGACTCTTTCATCTCTTGTGATTACATCCAGCAGCACATTTGTCCTAGATTTTATCAAGGACAGCCTTAAAATAAACATTGACAAGAAAAAGCAGCTTTATTTTATCCGTTTGCTTTGCGCGGTTTTCATACTTATATCGGTAGTGCTTGCCCTTAATCCAAATTCTCTTATCACCGCGCTCATGTCTCTTTCCTGGGGCGCTCTCGCGGGAGCTTTTGTCGGTCCGTTCATGTACGGGTTGTTCTGGAAGCGTGTGACAAAAGCCGCCGTATGGGTGAGCTTCATCTGCGGAGTGGGATTCATGACGGCCAATCTATTTATCAGTTTCATGCCGATGACAATGGCGGCCACCATTGCGATTATTATTTCACTTATCATAGTGCCGGTTGCTTCTCTTCTCACGCGAAAGCCCGATTCGGGGAAGGTTGAGAGCATTTTCTCATGCTATAATGAAAAAGTAATCGCTCCCACGGTCGAGGTTTTACCGGACGAAGAATAA
- a CDS encoding NYN domain-containing protein has product MSFFELFRKKNASLPTAIIFVDFEHWCISLSRLHNMRPQVRNQYEEITKRFNVIKMLFFGDFTNPLLRNEMDGIREVTNNIIDTQNPSLTYKKDYTDFIMLDCIYQEADENPKADTYILFTGDGHFSSVVRYLKIKKKKKIIIYGVKGAVSGKLKSIADECIEFPNQDDERVNYYKMLIENFDYLFKQGQKNVYPTFLSTVKYVAVRYHVCEDNVRTALMELIDMGVIVKKEERIGFSRTIRTLHVDWEKAIEKGLWSAEHAL; this is encoded by the coding sequence ATGAGCTTTTTCGAGCTGTTCCGCAAAAAAAATGCGTCCCTCCCAACCGCAATCATCTTTGTCGATTTCGAGCATTGGTGTATTTCCCTGAGCAGACTGCACAATATGCGGCCGCAGGTCAGAAATCAATACGAGGAAATTACAAAGAGATTTAATGTAATTAAGATGCTTTTCTTCGGCGACTTTACTAATCCGCTGCTCAGGAATGAAATGGATGGCATCAGAGAAGTGACAAATAATATTATAGACACACAAAATCCTTCTCTGACATATAAAAAGGACTACACGGATTTCATAATGCTCGACTGTATCTATCAGGAAGCAGATGAAAACCCCAAAGCGGATACCTACATATTATTTACCGGCGACGGACATTTCAGCTCGGTCGTCAGGTATTTGAAAATAAAAAAGAAAAAAAAGATAATTATATATGGCGTAAAAGGCGCTGTCAGCGGTAAATTGAAATCAATCGCCGACGAATGTATTGAGTTCCCGAATCAGGATGATGAACGCGTAAATTACTATAAGATGCTGATCGAAAACTTTGATTATTTATTCAAACAGGGACAAAAGAACGTATACCCGACCTTTTTATCGACAGTAAAATATGTGGCCGTCCGTTATCATGTATGTGAAGACAATGTCAGAACGGCCTTAATGGAGCTTATTGATATGGGCGTCATCGTAAAGAAAGAAGAACGTATCGGATTTTCAAGAACAATCCGTACTCTTCATGTGGATTGGGAAAAAGCAATAGAAAAAGGTCTCTGGTCAGCGGAGCACGCATTATAA
- a CDS encoding YitT family protein: protein MKILSKFKLNLKEFALLNLGILLISAGVYFFSFPNKFVDGGVSGLAIILGNIQNVVSTATIIVIINTLLLIAAFIILGRDFGFKTIYASFMYSAVTWVFEKLVPLKAPLTGETFMELLFSIGLPAIGSAILFYLNASSGGTDIIALILKKYSSLNTGTALLASDALIAFSSLYFFGIRTGMFSVLGLFMKSFIVNNVVESLNMCKYFTIVTEKEEEIRNYIIHELERGATCVDAVGAFTGSKKKMIMTACKRSEAVMLKRMIKKADPDAFMFITNTSEIIGNGFLGV, encoded by the coding sequence ATGAAAATACTGTCCAAATTCAAACTGAACCTAAAGGAATTTGCCCTTTTAAATCTCGGTATTCTGCTGATATCGGCAGGAGTTTATTTTTTCAGCTTTCCGAACAAATTTGTCGACGGCGGAGTTTCGGGACTTGCGATAATTCTCGGCAACATTCAGAATGTCGTGTCTACGGCGACAATAATCGTTATTATAAACACTCTTTTGCTTATCGCCGCATTCATCATCCTGGGCAGGGATTTTGGTTTTAAAACAATATACGCCAGCTTCATGTACTCGGCAGTAACATGGGTGTTTGAAAAACTGGTTCCGCTCAAGGCTCCTCTGACGGGCGAGACATTTATGGAGCTGTTGTTTTCCATAGGGCTTCCCGCAATCGGATCGGCTATATTGTTTTACCTTAACGCATCAAGCGGCGGAACTGATATCATTGCCCTTATATTAAAAAAATACTCTTCCCTGAACACGGGAACAGCATTGCTCGCTTCAGACGCGCTGATCGCTTTTTCGTCTCTGTACTTTTTCGGAATACGCACAGGAATGTTTTCGGTGCTTGGGCTTTTCATGAAATCCTTCATAGTAAACAATGTTGTCGAAAGCTTGAATATGTGTAAATATTTTACAATTGTCACTGAAAAAGAAGAAGAAATTCGTAATTACATTATTCATGAACTTGAACGCGGCGCAACCTGCGTCGACGCGGTTGGAGCCTTTACGGGGTCAAAAAAGAAAATGATTATGACAGCCTGCAAACGATCAGAAGCTGTCATGCTTAAACGAATGATAAAAAAAGCCGATCCGGACGCGTTTATGTTCATCACCAACACGAGTGAAATAATCGGAAACGGATTTTTAGGTGTATGA
- the spo0A gene encoding sporulation transcription factor Spo0A produces MSHDAVLKVFIVDSGSDYRYVCSENLKKLGFDVVGDTGDGQEALVAIRRLKPDAVLLDMWFPGFDCAGLIREVKKVMSSGAPKFILVTGITNKKLLEEAFTAGISNCMIKPFDYQSLADKIRQTVNSRKGDMIAGDRVSDYDLEASVTRIIHQVGIPAHIKGYQYLRCAIMMVVRDSRIINEVTKTLYPSVAREFDTTSSRVERAIRHAIEVAWDRGDVDVLNSFFGYTVQNTKGKPTNSEFIAMIADNLRLKMRGMIS; encoded by the coding sequence ATGAGTCATGACGCAGTATTGAAAGTATTCATCGTAGATTCCGGGAGTGATTACAGATATGTATGCTCGGAAAACCTAAAAAAGCTCGGCTTCGATGTTGTAGGCGACACCGGAGACGGTCAGGAAGCGCTTGTTGCAATCAGAAGGCTTAAGCCTGACGCGGTCCTATTGGACATGTGGTTTCCGGGCTTCGACTGTGCCGGGCTCATACGCGAAGTTAAAAAAGTGATGAGCTCCGGCGCGCCGAAATTTATACTTGTCACAGGAATTACGAACAAGAAGCTGCTTGAAGAAGCATTTACGGCAGGTATTTCAAACTGTATGATCAAGCCTTTTGATTATCAGAGCCTTGCCGACAAAATCAGACAAACGGTTAATTCACGTAAAGGCGATATGATCGCGGGCGATCGCGTATCGGATTATGATCTTGAAGCTTCTGTCACAAGGATAATACATCAGGTCGGTATTCCCGCGCATATTAAAGGATATCAATATCTGAGATGCGCAATAATGATGGTCGTGCGTGACAGCCGTATAATAAACGAAGTAACAAAAACTCTTTATCCTTCCGTGGCGCGTGAGTTTGACACGACTTCTTCCAGGGTTGAACGAGCCATACGCCACGCGATTGAAGTCGCATGGGACAGAGGCGATGTTGATGTATTGAACTCGTTCTTCGGATATACAGTGCAAAACACCAAAGGCAAACCGACAAACAGCGAATTCATCGCAATGATTGCTGATAATTTAAGATTGAAAATGCGTGGCATGATTTCATAA
- the scfA gene encoding six-cysteine ranthipeptide SCIFF — MKNIKTINTKKSITQIKKSGCGECQASCQSACKTSCTVANQKCERVSK, encoded by the coding sequence ATGAAAAACATTAAAACAATAAATACGAAGAAATCAATTACACAAATTAAAAAGTCCGGATGCGGCGAATGCCAGGCCTCCTGCCAATCCGCGTGCAAAACATCATGCACGGTTGCTAATCAGAAATGCGAAAGGGTCTCAAAGTAA